The Candidatus Nitrosocosmicus franklandus genome contains a region encoding:
- a CDS encoding DEAD/DEAH box helicase family protein, which produces MKKHRLYFIYKKIEITRLTFDKGTILIKGPFNTPYSVFDPRINGYRALGLDYSNIINYLRKNEIEYEDRVPNYLIAIHKGHYNSNSIGKLRDYQSEALTKWRINNMKGCIVLPTGAGKTIIALHAILRTNTSTLIIVPTLNLMEQWFESISSMVREKDQIGKLGGGFEEVKSITITTYDSAYLKSSYLGNKFEFLIFDEVHHLGSDKYSLIGEQFISPFRLGLTATIEREDDKHINIFRLIGNIVYKKDFYELSQQKHLARFNLKKIKVSMLPHEISRYNRTIYEYKQLLRESKIYYPLKLEKLIIMSASNVNLRKALLLRNEALDIALNSQAKIKELEKILETHQSEKIIIFTVHTKLAYNISNRFLIPVITNKTKNEERNEILEKFRKSHYRVIVTTKVLDEGTDVPDANMGVILSGTGSKREFIQRLGRLLRPKQETENLANLIEIISSDTSEVFTSSKRNKAIRKVHGG; this is translated from the coding sequence ATAAAAAAACACCGGCTATATTTTATATATAAAAAAATAGAAATAACTAGATTAACATTTGATAAAGGTACTATCTTAATAAAAGGCCCATTTAATACCCCTTATTCAGTATTTGATCCAAGAATTAATGGATATCGCGCCCTAGGTCTTGATTATTCAAACATAATAAATTATCTTAGAAAAAACGAAATAGAATATGAAGATAGAGTACCCAATTACCTCATTGCTATTCACAAAGGACATTACAACAGTAACAGTATTGGCAAGTTAAGGGATTATCAAAGCGAAGCACTGACAAAATGGAGGATAAATAACATGAAAGGATGTATAGTTCTCCCCACAGGGGCAGGAAAGACAATAATTGCCTTACATGCCATTCTAAGAACAAACACATCAACACTGATAATTGTTCCGACATTAAACTTAATGGAGCAATGGTTTGAATCGATATCCAGTATGGTAAGAGAAAAGGATCAGATTGGAAAACTAGGAGGAGGTTTCGAAGAAGTTAAGAGCATCACAATTACAACTTATGATTCAGCATATCTAAAATCATCTTATCTAGGTAACAAATTTGAATTTCTAATATTCGATGAAGTTCACCATCTTGGATCTGACAAATACTCTTTAATCGGAGAGCAATTCATTTCTCCTTTCCGTTTAGGATTAACTGCAACTATAGAAAGAGAAGACGATAAACATATCAATATATTCAGATTGATAGGTAACATAGTATATAAAAAAGATTTTTACGAACTTTCACAACAAAAACATTTAGCAAGATTTAATCTTAAAAAGATCAAGGTTAGTATGTTACCACATGAAATATCTCGATATAATAGGACCATCTACGAATATAAACAATTGTTAAGAGAATCAAAAATTTACTATCCGTTAAAATTAGAAAAGCTAATCATTATGTCTGCATCAAATGTTAATCTCAGAAAAGCACTACTTTTAAGAAACGAAGCTTTAGATATTGCACTTAACAGTCAGGCAAAAATCAAAGAACTTGAGAAAATACTGGAAACTCACCAATCAGAAAAAATAATCATATTCACTGTTCACACGAAACTTGCATACAACATATCCAACAGATTTTTGATACCCGTTATTACAAATAAAACCAAGAACGAAGAAAGAAATGAAATTCTGGAAAAATTTAGGAAAAGCCATTATAGAGTCATAGTCACAACAAAGGTTTTGGATGAGGGAACTGATGTACCAGACGCAAATATGGGAGTAATCTTAAGCGGGACAGGCAGCAAAAGAGAATTCATTCAAAGACTTGGAAGACTACTTAGACCAAAACAGGAAACGGAAAATTTAGCAAATCTTATAGAGATAATTTCTTCAGATACTAGCGAAGTTTTTACAAGTAGTAAGAGAAATAAAGCGATAAGGAAGGTACATGGCGGCTAA
- a CDS encoding helicase-related protein: MVQEYFTHPLLRKNSLIFRQYQQDIVLKSLYRNSLVVIPTSLGKTIVALLICLDILLNWKDSKILILAPTRPLVFQHFDLFRKHTLLASQCVCLTGKTAPEIRKVLWNSSEIRVYFATPELVNNDLCNNLLKKDDFYLIVYDEAHRAVKDYSYTRISNQFYRDSENNDPPLVLGLSASPGYTEDKIKEVCGNLFIEQIISKEEREDDVLPYVYDTDIEYQRVVLNNYHLEISDILTSMIHDNINWLIKNRLLKKKRADSVYKKDLLSLRDYITLNLDPKAPNLFLITALRYQSLSMILLYCRDLIESQGAFALRKFLNASKENSGKSYNYLFLDTRVQQIEAILNKNIGQAEPKLAKLLFVINQFLKPDSTTLSDHKKNTLSKFSQNSIVNTPKKIESLPIAQSSSSIAQKKVLIFSQYRDTLEEITLFLEENGIKCKGFYGQASRNGVKGLSQDKQLSILDDFREGKFPVLVATSVAEEGLNIPNVDLVLFYEPVPSEIRFIQRKGRTGRFSNGKVVILVSENSVDVKYLEASKRKLFRMQSSLQKTNFSLNYYKKRSFENYERMTESDISRLYTQPDQFHEGIKENKTQTANIDTVLTNDNPIYEYVSSNSNKKIKTLVRRLSYRSFKSDSNRTSKDFTSSFTSKNLEDLYEASLSLDKKKMVQKAQRQINSLLAKAGKSGLTIATIEEQVDMDRTIIQEAIANLKKIKRIVLLNKNTLALVESTRFLPGSKYSIFIEKVLLGKAVVKVNDKWYASLEHYDYFGPRQLLKKGNTLEVIGEMYKRENVLHLIIKKIL, from the coding sequence TTGGTCCAAGAATATTTTACACATCCTCTATTAAGAAAAAATTCGCTGATATTTCGTCAATATCAACAAGACATTGTACTAAAGTCTTTGTATAGAAATTCTTTAGTTGTTATTCCTACTTCCTTAGGTAAGACCATTGTCGCACTTTTGATCTGTCTTGATATATTGCTGAATTGGAAAGATTCTAAGATTCTGATTCTAGCCCCAACCCGGCCTCTAGTGTTTCAGCATTTTGATCTCTTCAGAAAACATACTCTTCTTGCAAGCCAATGTGTTTGCTTGACTGGAAAAACTGCACCTGAAATTAGGAAAGTATTGTGGAATTCTTCAGAAATTAGAGTTTATTTTGCTACTCCTGAGCTCGTTAATAATGATCTTTGTAATAATTTATTGAAAAAAGATGATTTTTATCTAATAGTATATGATGAAGCTCATCGGGCAGTTAAAGATTATAGTTACACCCGTATATCTAATCAATTCTATCGTGATTCGGAGAACAATGATCCTCCACTTGTACTTGGGTTATCTGCAAGTCCAGGTTATACTGAAGATAAAATCAAAGAGGTATGTGGCAATTTGTTTATAGAACAAATAATTTCAAAGGAAGAACGTGAGGATGATGTATTACCATATGTATATGATACCGATATAGAATATCAACGCGTTGTGTTGAATAACTATCATTTGGAAATATCTGACATTTTAACCTCGATGATCCATGATAATATCAATTGGCTCATCAAGAATAGACTATTGAAAAAGAAACGAGCGGATAGCGTGTATAAAAAGGATTTACTATCGCTTAGGGACTATATAACTTTGAATCTTGATCCAAAAGCACCAAATCTTTTCTTAATTACTGCATTAAGGTATCAATCACTATCTATGATCTTACTTTATTGTCGTGACTTAATTGAATCACAGGGTGCCTTTGCCTTGAGAAAATTCCTCAATGCCTCCAAAGAAAATTCTGGTAAATCCTATAATTACTTGTTCTTGGATACACGAGTGCAACAAATCGAGGCAATATTAAACAAAAATATTGGTCAGGCAGAACCCAAATTAGCTAAATTATTGTTCGTAATCAACCAATTTCTTAAACCGGATTCAACGACTTTATCTGATCATAAAAAAAATACGTTGTCAAAGTTTTCACAAAATTCCATTGTTAATACTCCTAAAAAAATTGAATCACTACCTATTGCACAGTCAAGTTCTTCTATTGCACAGAAAAAGGTCTTGATATTTTCTCAATATAGAGATACTCTTGAAGAGATCACGTTATTTCTGGAAGAAAATGGTATAAAATGCAAGGGATTTTATGGCCAAGCCAGTAGGAATGGCGTAAAAGGCCTTAGTCAAGATAAGCAATTGTCAATACTTGACGATTTTCGTGAGGGTAAGTTTCCAGTTCTTGTTGCTACTTCTGTTGCTGAGGAGGGCCTCAATATTCCTAACGTTGATCTTGTGTTATTCTACGAGCCTGTTCCAAGTGAAATAAGGTTTATACAAAGAAAAGGTAGAACCGGAAGGTTCTCAAACGGCAAAGTGGTAATTCTGGTTTCGGAAAATTCTGTAGATGTAAAATACCTTGAGGCCTCTAAGAGAAAACTATTCAGAATGCAGTCAAGCCTTCAAAAAACTAATTTCTCATTAAACTATTACAAGAAAAGATCCTTTGAAAATTATGAGAGAATGACAGAGTCAGATATTTCTCGATTATACACCCAACCCGACCAATTTCATGAAGGAATTAAGGAAAATAAGACGCAAACTGCAAATATCGATACTGTATTGACAAATGATAATCCTATTTACGAGTATGTTTCTTCTAATTCTAATAAGAAGATAAAGACTCTTGTAAGAAGATTGTCTTATCGTTCTTTCAAGTCCGACAGCAATAGAACCTCCAAAGATTTTACCTCTTCTTTTACATCGAAAAATCTTGAAGACTTGTATGAGGCGTCTTTAAGCTTGGACAAAAAGAAAATGGTTCAGAAGGCTCAAAGACAGATTAATAGTCTTCTTGCAAAAGCCGGAAAATCAGGATTGACTATTGCTACTATTGAAGAACAGGTTGATATGGATAGGACGATCATTCAAGAAGCAATTGCTAACTTGAAAAAAATAAAACGAATAGTATTACTAAACAAAAATACGTTAGCTCTGGTCGAATCAACACGGTTTTTACCTGGTAGCAAGTACTCTATATTTATTGAAAAGGTATTATTAGGCAAGGCCGTAGTAAAAGTAAATGATAAATGGTATGCTTCTCTCGAACACTATGACTATTTCGGACCAAGACAGCTACTAAAAAAGGGTAATACACTGGAGGTTATTGGCGAGATGTACAAAAGAGAAAATGTACTGCATTTGATCATAAAAAAGATATTATGA
- a CDS encoding DDE-type integrase/transposase/recombinase — translation MNTRNRTPSKYVYYGLHLYFSGLSLRKTSERLSYCIKRNHVTIWNWIQKYQPKIIKTKQRRICEFIVDETLLKVGSEYTWLWVAIDAKSKEILSLSISKERNMFVAERFLSNIVRDYGKHPVSTDGGTWYPMACQFLKLEHHLHSSYEKNLIERTMQYIKDRTESFDDYFPCRLKNCKLKHVKNWLNLFVDYHNKELKPVN, via the coding sequence ATGAATACTAGAAACAGAACACCTTCAAAATATGTGTATTATGGCTTACATTTGTACTTTTCAGGTCTTTCTCTTAGGAAAACATCTGAAAGATTATCATACTGTATCAAACGAAATCATGTCACTATCTGGAACTGGATTCAAAAGTACCAACCTAAGATTATCAAGACAAAACAAAGAAGGATATGTGAATTCATTGTAGATGAAACATTGCTTAAGGTTGGTTCAGAATACACGTGGTTATGGGTTGCAATAGATGCGAAAAGTAAGGAAATTCTCTCACTATCCATTTCTAAGGAGAGAAACATGTTTGTTGCGGAACGGTTTCTGTCAAACATAGTCAGAGACTATGGAAAGCATCCAGTTTCAACAGATGGTGGTACTTGGTATCCCATGGCTTGTCAATTCCTTAAATTAGAACACCATCTCCATTCCTCCTATGAAAAAAACTTGATTGAAAGAACAATGCAGTATATCAAGGACAGAACTGAAAGTTTCGATGATTACTTTCCCTGCAGGCTAAAGAACTGCAAACTAAAACACGTAAAAAACTGGTTGAACCTGTTTGTCGACTATCACAACAAGGAATTAAAACCTGTTAACTGA
- a CDS encoding phosphatase PAP2 family protein, translating to MNIRKITTTVIFFSFVIWTIMVYSAENSSTMDLIERIDNVFGSYLPSKELQASPVKPFMEFLSDYGREYFWTFTIAILFLCGKREGKLSALLIFVSIIIIIPVNTVLKDVIDKDRPVLAVNESSEAYPSGHASIVTAGVLGSALYFNNTWKKKTVSVLLIIEAFFVCISRIFLGSHYVSDVVGGALLGSFVVLTVSFYTESIYAIYCRIYNRFKRLI from the coding sequence ATGAATATAAGAAAAATAACAACTACTGTCATTTTCTTTTCTTTTGTTATCTGGACAATTATGGTATATAGCGCTGAGAATTCCAGTACAATGGATTTGATTGAAAGGATAGATAACGTTTTTGGATCATACCTTCCTAGCAAGGAACTCCAAGCATCTCCTGTGAAGCCGTTTATGGAATTTCTCTCAGATTATGGACGAGAGTATTTTTGGACATTTACCATTGCGATTTTATTTTTGTGTGGTAAAAGAGAAGGAAAGTTGTCCGCATTACTTATTTTCGTTTCTATAATTATCATCATTCCTGTAAATACGGTTTTGAAAGATGTAATTGATAAAGATAGACCTGTTTTAGCGGTCAATGAATCGAGTGAGGCATATCCTTCAGGACATGCGAGTATTGTTACGGCTGGTGTTCTGGGTTCTGCCTTGTATTTCAATAATACCTGGAAAAAAAAGACAGTTTCTGTATTATTAATAATAGAAGCATTTTTTGTGTGTATCTCTAGAATTTTTCTGGGATCTCATTATGTATCCGATGTAGTTGGAGGAGCGTTATTAGGTTCGTTTGTTGTCCTGACTGTATCATTTTATACAGAGTCTATTTATGCCATTTATTGTAGAATATATAACAGATTCAAAAGATTAATTTAA
- a CDS encoding proteasome assembly chaperone family protein: MSRLRTKFSRNTTTSSSPTSTKIITIADLNNLKKDKTILIAGFPGPGLVGSISTSYIIDKLEMYQIAFVESHYISPGVIFIDGKLRHPFRLYANKQGNVCVLVCEAPIMLDGTHFVLDAVMDWAIKNSIEEVMVLDGIPVQGIPDSDRKPVILASENMEKNNRKEIIVSDQQKENDEMQSSDKETNSQSNFNRSAIEDSSKKYTTFIGGIAGGLLSACLSNQIPCAAILIPSSSGIPDPEGASLLIETFNNFISDDDLKIETTQLKEQGQKLKRQLEQIIKAEQEQRTAGSGGQEEGNISNHRFMYG; encoded by the coding sequence ATGAGTCGCTTGCGTACTAAATTTTCCCGTAATACCACTACATCTAGCAGCCCAACTTCTACAAAAATCATCACGATTGCTGATTTAAATAATTTAAAAAAAGACAAGACAATACTAATTGCTGGTTTTCCAGGTCCCGGTCTTGTTGGTTCTATTAGCACTAGTTATATAATCGACAAACTGGAAATGTATCAAATAGCATTTGTTGAGTCTCATTATATTTCTCCGGGTGTAATATTTATTGATGGAAAGCTCAGACATCCATTTAGACTCTATGCAAATAAACAAGGAAATGTATGTGTGTTAGTTTGTGAAGCACCGATAATGTTGGATGGCACACATTTTGTTCTAGATGCGGTAATGGACTGGGCAATTAAAAACTCGATAGAAGAAGTAATGGTCTTAGATGGTATTCCTGTTCAAGGTATTCCTGATTCGGATAGAAAGCCAGTGATTCTGGCTAGCGAAAATATGGAGAAAAACAACAGAAAGGAAATTATTGTATCAGATCAGCAGAAAGAAAATGATGAAATGCAATCATCTGATAAGGAGACTAATTCTCAAAGTAATTTTAATAGAAGTGCGATAGAAGATTCAAGCAAAAAGTACACAACCTTCATTGGAGGAATTGCAGGCGGTTTGTTATCAGCATGTTTATCAAACCAAATTCCATGTGCTGCAATACTTATTCCATCTTCAAGTGGCATACCTGATCCAGAAGGCGCCTCTCTATTAATAGAAACCTTTAACAATTTCATCAGCGATGACGATCTGAAAATCGAAACCACACAGTTAAAAGAACAGGGCCAAAAACTAAAAAGACAATTAGAACAAATTATTAAGGCCGAACAAGAACAACGCACAGCTGGAAGCGGCGGACAAGAAGAAGGCAATATTTCAAATCATCGATTCATGTACGGATAG
- a CDS encoding glycosyltransferase produces the protein MLNVNETMQQTTDDQKFISIVIPTFNESMNIKDLLNQIQVHIPTETNVEIIIVDDSSPDGTGHIVEKYIEEKKNLHSYDINTESRSLNSLKKNISIRVIHRKKKAGLIAAVVNGIRSSKGKNVLIMDADFSHPPEVVNRMISEIKNQPNCIIIGSRYVRGGAVKGMSFRRLLLSTGANFIARHSLSLKNVYDPMSGFFAFPKHALEGVEFNTNGFKILLEILIKKKGEVCVKEIPYTFKDRKHGQSKLDLATILDYLKAIWKLYRYGRKSKRQKSQPEKRQSVRFISKAARFYTVGASGFILNYMVSMLLSNGVLGNFGYLQATSAGIAFSVTTNFLLNKFWTFEDRNIEATRFLKQYGMFIGCSSLGILIQFLSIYLLSESGMSYDISLLLGVSIASVSNFLFNKKLTFKEKMWD, from the coding sequence ATGCTAAATGTTAATGAAACAATGCAGCAAACCACAGATGATCAAAAATTCATCTCCATTGTTATCCCTACATTCAATGAATCTATGAATATTAAGGATTTGTTAAATCAAATCCAAGTGCATATTCCCACAGAAACTAATGTAGAAATCATCATAGTTGACGACAGTTCCCCCGATGGGACTGGACATATTGTTGAAAAATACATAGAGGAAAAAAAGAATCTTCATAGTTATGACATCAACACAGAATCACGATCTCTAAACAGCTTGAAAAAGAACATATCGATAAGGGTAATACATAGAAAGAAAAAAGCAGGATTAATAGCTGCGGTGGTGAACGGAATTCGTTCATCAAAAGGAAAGAATGTTTTAATTATGGATGCTGATTTTTCGCACCCCCCCGAAGTAGTAAATAGGATGATAAGTGAGATAAAAAATCAGCCCAATTGTATTATAATAGGTTCTAGATATGTCCGAGGAGGGGCAGTAAAAGGAATGTCCTTTAGGAGGCTATTGCTTAGCACAGGTGCAAATTTCATAGCAAGACATAGTCTATCCTTAAAGAATGTTTATGATCCAATGTCTGGTTTTTTTGCTTTTCCGAAACACGCTTTAGAAGGTGTAGAATTTAATACAAATGGTTTTAAAATACTACTTGAAATACTGATAAAAAAGAAGGGAGAAGTTTGTGTAAAAGAGATTCCTTACACTTTTAAAGATAGAAAACACGGCCAAAGCAAACTTGATCTTGCAACAATTCTTGATTATTTGAAAGCTATATGGAAGCTATATAGATACGGAAGAAAGTCAAAGAGGCAAAAATCTCAACCCGAGAAGAGACAGTCTGTCAGGTTTATTTCCAAGGCAGCCAGATTTTACACAGTAGGAGCTAGCGGATTTATTTTAAACTATATGGTGTCAATGCTTTTGTCAAACGGAGTCCTTGGAAACTTTGGATATTTGCAGGCGACATCCGCAGGTATTGCATTTTCCGTTACTACAAATTTCTTGTTAAACAAATTCTGGACATTTGAGGACAGAAATATTGAAGCAACTAGATTTTTAAAGCAATATGGAATGTTTATAGGATGTAGCTCGCTTGGGATACTAATACAATTCTTGTCTATATACCTCCTAAGCGAATCTGGAATGTCTTATGATATTTCCCTATTGCTAGGAGTTAGCATAGCTTCTGTTAGTAATTTTCTGTTTAACAAGAAATTAACCTTTAAAGAAAAGATGTGGGATTAG